cttatttttaaaatagattgaaAGGTACAAATGGCACCTGCTGAAGTTTTTCCCTTCCAGCCATGCCTACAGCTGCAGAGTTTTCCTGCCAGTGCTACTGATTTCTTGTGTCCCTCTGGAGATAGTGACTTATTCCATGATTACCTCAGCCCTCAATATATGTTCTCGCTTCTGAAATCTGAACTCTTTTAAGACCTATACTAAGCTCATTAGTACTGATTTGTGTTAccagttatttttctcttattagtCTTATTTCCCTAAGTTATAAGTATCCTGGTGATACTCATCTGTCTAGTACTTTTTCTGTGTTCTCCATAGCTGAGCACAGTGGCAAACATACAATATTTAGCTAACATTGTTGAGCATTATTTTACGTCTAGCACTGTGTTCTGAGTGCTTCACAtgtagtaactttttaaaaattcataacagTCCTTTGAGGTAAGTTTTATTATTATgcccgttttatagatgagaaaactgagacacagagggcTTAAGTAGTTTGTCCACGTTTGGGGTTAGGGCCAGGATCTCATTCTTACCTACTAGCCTCACTGTTCTCTGGCTGATTGATTCGTATTGGCAGCACAGGACCCCCTTTTGAGCTTTTGAGAAGAGGAGTGATGTGATTATAGTAAGtaggaaaattcatttttatgagCTTGAGGGTGAGTTTGGCGTAAGGAGGGATGCCTCAGGGTAAGGAAGCTATTCAAAGCTGCAGGAGTAATCTGAGGGCGACGTGATATGGGTCACCCAGTGTGTATGCCAAGGGCACTGAAAATGAGGAGTAGAAAAGCGAGTTAGAAGTGATCATTCaccaattattttgttttgtttttggctgcaccggtgcgtcttgtgggatcttagctccccaaccagggatcgaatccaggccccTGTCAGTGAAAGtgcccagtcctaaccactggactgccagggaattcccagcaatcGGTTTGTTGAACCATAACTTGTATCTAGTGAAGTTGACAATGTATGTACTCCCGATCCAACAGTTCAATTCCTAGGTATGAGTTCAGGAAGACTCACACACAGGTGCTCAGGAAgattcattaaaatgtttatagcagcactgtttgtaaGAGCAGAAAAATCAAAGACAGTTAAATACCACACATATGGCAGTGCAAATGAATGACCCAGACCATTTCTCTTGAACATAAATgttaaggaaaagcaaaaagttGCAGAAGAATATGTAAAATAGGACACCGCTTACATGAAGCTTAAGAACATGTAAAATGAAACTATATATTGTTTAAGGATGCATGCATATGTcaagtataacaaaatgaatgatAAACACTATATTCAAATAGCGGATACCActgtgggaggagggaggaggagcctCTAGGAAGTGTGCACATGGGTGTTGCCAGGATGAGAGAATGAGGTGCAATTTGTAGGTTGTCAGTATTCCTGAGGGACATTTCCTTTATTGCTAATAGACTAGTATATATAGCCATACTTACGTGCCAATGTTGAGACTGACCTATTATCTCTTAaccttgtcttctttttttttttttttttttttttttttttttttttttttgtggtacgcgggcctctcactgttgtggcctctcccgttgcggagcagaggctccggacgcgcaggcccagcggccacggctcacgggcccagccgctgcgcggcacgtgggatcttcccggaccggggcacgaacccgcgtcccctgcatcggcaggcggactctcaaccactgcgccaccagggaagcccttgtccaTCTTTTGCCGGTTTTTCCTGCAGCATTGGGACAGATCCCTGTGTCTTTGGTTGAATACCAGATTAAGTAGTTGAACTTTTTAGAGCCATTTTGGATGAAAAATACTTGTCTTTGAACTTGTTGAATCCAAGGGTCATACCCAGGATGTTAAGAAGCTTATTCTGAGAGACAGGAGACTGGCTGCGGGTCCCCTGCTGTCAGGTGTTCACGCAGTGGTACTTGTGATCATGGTGGGGAGCATCATCCAAACTCTTCAGAATGTTATTATCTTTTCCTTACCGCCACGTCAGGCAGTCATAGTTCTTAGTTTAATTTGCACACATTAAGCACAAATTTAATGTGAGTTTACTGTTTTCaaatttccaaagaagaaaaattaatttcttaagtATTTGCAATGTTAGGAGAGGCGTGGTATTGAGACCACAGTCAGGACTGTGAATTTGTGAAATAGTCTATGAACTAATGCAAACGGGATAAACAAGAATTGTAGTTTCTATGTAAAAACTAAGTTGATTGCTTTACAAAAGTAGTTAGAGAAGAGTCCCCAGAAACCAAGACTACTTTAGTATCATTGACTCtcttattttctgaaatgttaGAATTTACCTTAATTTATATAATGTTTTctgatcctttaaaaaatttttaggaaATAAACTCATCATTTTGCTTTCCAGTACTAAAATATGCTTTTTCTACTACTAGCTTCTGGttccttcttgctttcttttggatATTCCTATTTAATGATTAATAACTGAAACATGTACTTACTTTTTTTCaaacttattctttttctttgtaggtATTTCTGATCTAGGTGAGTAataattatgtgtattttatgttTAAAGGCTTTGAAGCGTTTTGAGTCTTAAAAGACTcaagtctttttgttttgcctATGATTCTTAAACTCAACCGTCTAAATTAATCTAAAGTAGAATTATGTTGCATGTGATAAatctgatttgtatatttttgtcatCCATGTGCTCTCAGGAACAAAAATGTTTTCACTATGTGATTGGAAACCTGTAGAtgtgatagatatatatatttttttttaattttttttttttttttttgtggtacgcgggcctctcactgttgtggcctctcccgttgcggagcacaggctccggacgcgcaggctcagcggccatggctcacaggcccagctgctccgcagcatgtgggatcttcccggaccggggcacgaacctgtgtcccctgcatcggcaggcggattcccaaccactgcgccaccagggaagcccagatacatatttttttaagtttttattttgtaaaatttgaaacattaaaaagtaagaaaactatAATGAACTCCTGTTTACCCATCACCCAACTTTAGCAGTTACCAACATATGGCTGGTTTTGTCTCATTTATTCCCCCAACTTACGTTGAAGCAGATCCCAAACATTATATCCTTCAGCTGGTAAAAACTttcagtatgttttttaaaaaatgtgatcacCATACCATTGTCCAAGATATCTCTTAAGTGTTCAAATATCCCTAATCACTTTATAGAATGAGTTTTTTTAGTTTTGTCCAAATCAGTATCCAAACGAGCTACATACACATGGTGAATTTGGTCAATAAATCTGTCATCCTCACTTCGTTTTTTGCTTTTCAATCTACGTATTGTGGAATTGAATTGTTTATCATAATATTTCCCATATTCTTTATTTTGCTGTTAGAGCCATAATTCTTAACCTGTGGTAATATATCAGAACACTTCTGGAGTGTGaggttggggaaagaaaagaaacatcagAATTAGAATCTTTgggtatgattatttttaaaagctctacaagtgattctgatgcacagctCTGGCTGCAGATCACTGTCCTGGATAATATTATTTGTGTAAGAATAAGTAGAAAACTCTTATTAGGGAGAAGTCTGAGAGAATTTGGATTTGATTCAAGTTTTAGCAGAAAATGTAGAAGTGAGTACATTTGTAAACTTTGTCCTTAGAGGCAAAATTATGGTGAGTTATAAAGCCAATTTATAATCAGTTCAGATTGGAAGTACTACTAATTTGGGTTCCTGGAAAACAACTGATTCTATACTTGGAGGCCTCCCTGAATTATTTTGCTTGGGATTGAAAATGCTCAGTTGCTGGCCATGAGCTGTGAATTTCTGATTACACGGCAGCCTCTACATCTCTTTTTAAATGTCAGCTCCTCTTGGCTTTTCTTCCTAGCTTTTTAAATTACAGTCAGTTGAGGCAAGTTACCTTGTAGATGTCTGATTTTGGTGAAATCATTAACATTTTCATGTGGTTTTGTTTAGCTGACAGGCTGTCCGCCGACGACCTAAACGCCCTGATAGCTCACGCGCACCGCCGCATCGACCAGCTGAACAGAGCGCTGGCCGAACAGAAAGCCACGGAGAAGCAACACATTGCCTTAGCCTTGGAGAAACAGAAGCTGGAGGAAAAGCGGGCGTTTGACTCTGCAGTGGCAAAAGCATTAGAACATCACAGAAGTGAGATACAGGCTGAACAGGACAGAAAGGTAAAGAAATGAGCAAAACTGCCTAATGTTTAACGTGAATCTAACTTGTTTGCTTCTAGAGGTAATACCAGCAGTCACTGACTTTAAAATACTAGCTGTAAGTCAGGCCAACCCCCCTCTTGAATGGAACTTTGGCCCTTGTTCTAGTCAGAACTTCTAGGGAAGGATTGGTCTAGCAGAGAGCCTTTATGTTGAACTGATGGAGGAGTGTCAGAAAGAAACGAGCTGCTGGCATCCAAGATTATCTAGGTTGCCTTTTCCCAGTGGAGCCTCTGTCCCCTTAAGCAGTGCTGAAAGAGTCTCTTGGATTCCGAGTATATTTTTCTCCTcaagtgtttgttttgtttctttgtttgtttatttggggtttCTTTGGATGCAACACATGgcctgcaggatctagttccctgatcaggaattgaacccgcgccccctgcagtggaagtgctgagccccaaccgctggaccgccagggacgtccctCTCGGCAAGCGTTTCTAAGTAGTTAGTGGTGAAGCATGGATGAAATTGCAGTAGTCTTCTGTCTGAGCACATCATGTATTAAGTAGGTGTCTACAGGCTGATTTGGGAACCTGACTACTCATCCTACCTTTGCGTTTTCCCAGCTGCACAGTTGACCattccctcctcctttttttaaaaaaattaatttatttatttttggttgcgttgggtcttcgttgcggtgcgcggccttctcattgcggcggcttctcttgttgcggatcacgggctctgggcacgcgggctcagtagttgtggcgcacgggcttagttctctgcggcatgtgggatcttcccggaccagggattgaacccatgtcccctgcactggcaggtggattcctaaccactgtgccaccagggaagcccacttcctCCTCCTTGAAGTTCTTTCTTCCCTAGGCTGCCAGACCCCACATTTGCTGGCCCTTCCCCCGCCTTGCTGACGCTCCTTGGCTTCCTCTGCTCAGCCTCTCAAATATCGGCGTGCTCTGGCATTGTTCTGAAACCTTTTAGCCATCTAAGCTGCCTCCAGGTGCTCTTCACTAGTCCTGTGGCCTTGAAGTTTAAATACCGTCTGTTACTGACACTTATATTGCTGGCCCTGACCTCTGCCTTGGCTTCCAGGGCTGTCCAGCAGCTGACTTGATGTCTTCAGCTGGATTTTCAGTAGTCATTTCAAACTCAACATGTTCAAAACCGATTTCTTGGTTCTCTCCAAACTCTCCCAGCCCCTCAGCTGTTTTCTCTAAGTCAACCTCCATCCACTCAGTTGATCAAGCTAGAAATCACGCTCAGTTGTTCCTCCATCAGTTTTTGCATCCAGACCATTGACAGAGTCTGCCAGCTCTGCATTCAGAATAAATCCCTAAACGTTCCACTTTTCTCTCTTTGTCACCACCACCTTAGTTCAGAGTATCATCTTAACAGGGTACCTGTTTGCATACCCCTCTTTCTATGTCTATTTACACAGGCAAGTGGTCCTTATAAAATGTATTCTCATCAGACACTATGCTGCTGAAAATTCTCCACTGACTGCCGACTGTATTTAATATAAAATCCGAATTCTTAACTTATACCAAAGAAGCCCCTTGATCTCATTCCTGTTTTCTGTGAGCCAGGCTTCCCTTACTTCCCTAATGTACCAGGtaccttggggtttttttgttgttgttttggtgcCTTGACTACATCCTTTTCCCTGGGGTAGCCCTGTCCTGTTCCCTTCAATCTAGAGTCTCTGTATTACTTTCTCTCATATTGCCCTATCTATCTTCTTAAAAACAAGTGCCACAGTCTGAGATGTCCATTTTGCCTGTCACTGATCCCTCTCTTGAAATGTATGCTGCAAAAGAGCAAGAAGTTTGTCTGCCTTGAGCACCGTTGCATCCAAGCTTATAGTAGTAGGCActgcctggcacagggctggcacttcataaatatttatgcactgacTGAGTGGATTCATTTATTAACTATATTGTTTCTGAGAAAGGAAGTTATGATTTCCAGGTAATTAGTATTAAATAATTTGTAATATGACCCACAGCTAATTGTTAGGCCCGACATTATAGGCTTTTCATAGTTTTGGCTTGATTTGGCCTGTGTTGAATctaaattcatattaaaataagCAGTTTCAGAGGAGCTTTCTTTGTTGAGAGAAACCGTGTTCAGTAACTGTCAgatatttgttacttttcttaACAGTTCTGCATGGTAGGCATTAGTATTCACAGACAAGAAAATGGAGACTTAGAAGATGAATAATTTCcctaaggtcacacagatggTTGCGGTGAAGCTGTGTTTGATCCCAAGTCTTTGTAGTTATTTCTGTGGTCTCGGATTTCTTGATTCTCAGGGGAGTACGTGATTCAGGAAATGACAGTGTTTGCCTTGTACAGGAGGCCGCGTGGTGATACGGAAGAAACTCAAGTCTGGGGGTTAGAGAGACCCCTGTTTGAAATCTGATTTCGCCACAGCCATGCGACATCATTGTTTGAGTCACCTTCCAACATTCAGCTTTCTGATTCATATGAGAATTCGAAATAAGAATGTGTTCCCATGCACGGCTCATCGTAAGGGGTTCTGGACGTGCAAGCTGCCATCATTGTGGTTACTGGTCTTTCTCTTTTGCTAAAAGCGTATGTGGAGAATTGAGAATTCCTCATTGCTGTGCTTGGCTTCACAGGTAGAGGAGGTCAGAGATGCCatggagaatgaaatgagaacccAGCTTCGCCGCCAGGCTGCTGCCCACACCGATCACTTACGAGATGTCCTTAGGGTCCAAGAACAGGAACTGAAATACGAGTTTGAGCAGGTGAGGACCTGTCGTAAAGCATCGTCTCCCCTTCaacctccttttcccctttacaTTACAAACAGTCTCTGCTTTCATTCTAATGTGCTCCATGTCATTCAGTCTGAGAGTGTGGAAGAATGGGGAGAGATTTCTAATGGTGCCTATCCTTGCTGGAGGGGGACTTTTGTATATTTCAcatctgctcctttttttttttttttttttttttgcggtatgcgggcctctcactgttgtggcctctcccgttgcggagcacaggctccggacgcgcaggcctagcggccatggctcacgggcttagttgctccgcggcatgtgggatcttcccggaccagggcacgaacccgtgtctcctgcatcggcaggcggattctcaaccactgcgccaccagggaagcccatatctgCTCCTTTTTACATAAAGGTGTACCTCTGTGTTACTGATCAGATGTGTTTTGTATTTATGTCCTCGTCATTTGGAGCCTTCAAAGCTTTAAGGACGGTTGGTACAGGGGGTTTTCAGGAATGCAGGTAATAATACTTGACACATGTATCGCCTGCTTTATCTCCACAAACTCTTGTGGATTATGTGGTAGTTCTGAGATTTTTATATTTGAGGAAACATCCCGGAGAGGTTAAGTTTGGAAACTACAGCAAACCATCAGGATACCTTTAATCATAATTAGTTTCTACTCAGCAAgtcatttataatatattattattttgtctcacAAGAAGGGAATGAGGTTTTCCAAGTAAGGGAATCTTCCGGAAAATTGAAATTTATACCAGTATGAAAAGGTATATTACTTTGAATTCTCTTTGATGagtattttgagaaaaatgaactctTAAAGTGGAAGATATTGAATACAATTTAATGTCTGGGTGGCCATACAGTtactttattttctaaagttgtcattttctcattttaatagacttctttcttcccctcctgGTCTTCTTCCTCTAATATTAGGTTCCACCAGTAAATTTGTAGAAGATGAAACATCACATATGCTTTAGGAAACTTTTGAAACCTTACACATAATGTAGGAGTTTCATGACACCTGTTTTGAGATGTTAAAGGCCCTCTTTACTTTTGGAGGCCGCAGTTACTGGAAGACTTAGTGGCCCGACAAGTGACATGCACTGAGGTAGCATCACTTTTCTCTGCACTATTTACCATTTCAGGACCTGTCTGAGAAACTCGCTGAACAAGAATTACAGTTTCGTCGGCTCAGTCAAGAGCAAGTTGACAACTATACTCTGGATATAAACACTGCCTATGCCAGACTGAGAGGAATCGAGCAGGCCGTTCAGAGTAAGCACATGGACCTCTTACAGCTGATTTCATTCAGCCCGACTTCTTAGGGTAAATTCTTGCTATGAGGATGTGGTATACATGCATTGACATTAGGGAATAAAGATGCCGAAGTCTCTctaataaattttattcatttcctagAAAATTAGCCCCAGATTTGGTAAGTTTGTAGTATAGAGAGTTgtgagaagaaatttaaaaggatcTAAAAATTAAACCTAAGTACCTTGAAGTTTTACTCCTTACGTGACCGGCACGAGATCACCATTTACCAGGCAGTTTACCCAACACGCTGTGTTGTGTCTCACGTGCCCTGCGTGGAGAAAGAGGTCAGTGTGCTGCACGTTCGCCCTCCAGGCTCTGCCGTTGGAGGGTTACCTGGAGGTGGTGATTTGCTGGTTCCACCCACCAAATGGATGGTAGTTACGCTGAGGCCTCCATGTGCCGCACTGGAAGGGAAATGTCCTGCCAGTGaggattttattaataaaatgggTTTCTGTGGATGCGATGGAATCTTTTTTGTCAGATAAGCATAGCAGTAAGCTAAGTACTCATGAAATTTCAGGATCCAGTAGTCTTCCGTTCCTTTGTAGAAAGTTTCTGATGTCCTTAATGTAAGTCTTGGCTTGATTTAAATATCACATTTCTTTCGCAAACATTTCTAAAGATAAATGTATCTGAATTAGATACCTTGCATTCTCCTAGATGtcacaggaagaaagaagggagactCATCTGTGCACATCCACCCTCCCAGCTTTCTCCATGGCTACACTAAAAACGAGTCCTCAGCAGATTATGTCGTGCCTTGTTGCCTCATGTGAAGAGGCCAGCTAGGAAAGAACGCACCGTAAATAAGCGGTGGGATGGGCTTGGAAGAGGCTCTCTCCAGCCCCGTCTTCCACTTCTGTGGAAGGTGCACCAGTTCTCTGTGTGTATGAGGACATAGTCAGGTGGAGAAAAAAAGtctgtctttgccttttttttttttttttttttttttaataggtcacGCAGTTGCTGAAGAGGAGGCCAGAAAAGCCCACCAGCTCTGGCTCTCGGTGGAGGCATTAAAGTACCACATGAAGACGGCATCTGCAGACCTGCCCACTGTTCCCCTGGGTAGCGCAGTGGAGGCCATCAGAGTCAACTGTTCCGATAGTGAATTTGCCCAGGCTCTAAGCGCAGCCCTCCCTCCAGAGTCCCTGACCCGTGGGGTGTACAGTGAAGAGACCCTTAGAGTCCGTTTCTATGCCATCCAGAAGCTGGCCCACAGGGTAGCCATGATCGATGAGACCAGGAATAGCTTATACCAGTACTTCCTCTCCTACGTACAGTCCCTGCTGCTGTTCCCACCTCAGCAGCTGAAGCCACCGGCAGAGCTCTGCCCCGAGGATACAAGCACATTTAAGTTACTGTCATATGCCTCCTACTGCATTGAGCATGGTGACCTGGAGCTGGCAGCAAAGTTTGTCAATCAGCTGAAAGGGGAGTCCAGACGAGTGGCACAGGA
This DNA window, taken from Kogia breviceps isolate mKogBre1 chromosome 11, mKogBre1 haplotype 1, whole genome shotgun sequence, encodes the following:
- the IMMT gene encoding MICOS complex subunit MIC60 isoform X8 translates to MENEMRTQLRRQAAAHTDHLRDVLRVQEQELKYEFEQDLSEKLAEQELQFRRLSQEQVDNYTLDINTAYARLRGIEQAVQSHAVAEEEARKAHQLWLSVEALKYHMKTASADLPTVPLGSAVEAIRVNCSDSEFAQALSAALPPESLTRGVYSEETLRVRFYAIQKLAHRVAMIDETRNSLYQYFLSYVQSLLLFPPQQLKPPAELCPEDTSTFKLLSYASYCIEHGDLELAAKFVNQLKGESRRVAQDWLKEARMTLETKQIVEILTAYASAVGIGTTQVQQE